The region GCAACGCTTTAGCGAGCATCCGGTTCTGGGGCTGGTGCAGCGGCCCAATATGGCGCAGGGACGCGCCGAGTTATTCGAGGCGCTGTTTGGTCAGCTCTTGCTGACCGGGAATGGCTATCTTGAGGCGGTGGCGGGCGAGGATGGCGTGCCGTTGGAGCTGCATGTGCTGCGCTCAGACCGGATGAGCCTGATCCCTGGCGCGGATGGCTGGCCTGTGGCGTATGAATATGCCGTGGGCGGGCGCAAGCATCGTTTTGACGTGACCCAGGGCCAACCCGGCATCTGCCATATCAAGAGCTTTCATCCGCAGGACGATCATTACGGGTTTTCGCCGATGCAGGCGGCGGCGCAGGCGGTGGATGTGCATAATTCCGCGTCACGCTGGAGCAAGGCGTTGCTTGATAATGCGGCGCGCCCCTCAGGGGCGATTGTCTATAAGGGGGCCGAAGGGCAGGGAAGCTTGAGCCCGGATCAATATGACCGACTGGTCAGTGAGATGGAGAGCCATCATCAGGGCGCGCGCAATGCGGGGCGGCCGATGCTTCTGGAAGGTGGATTGGACTGGAAGCCGATGGGGTTCAGCCCGAGTGACATGGAATTCCAGAAAACCAAGGAGTCGGCGGCGCGTGAGATCGCCTTGGCCTTTGGGGTGCCGCCGATGCTGCTGGGGATACCGGGCGATGCGACCTATACCAATTATCAGGAGGCCAACCGGGCGTTTTATCGCCTGACGGTGCTGCCGCTGGCCACGCGGGTGGCGGCGAGCGTGGCAAATTGGCTGTCGGGGTTTGCGGGTGAGCGGCTGGAGTTGAAACCCGATCTCGACCAGGTGCCAGCGCTGGCGGCGGAACGCGACGGCCAATGGGCGCGCGTGAGCGGTGCGAGTTTCCTGACGGATGGCGAAAAACGGCGATTGCTTGGCCTGCCGGCATTGGCCGGGGACGATACGGATGCCTGAGGATGGGCGGCGCTATGGCTTTGAGGCGTTCGACTGTGCGCCCGCGCTGCGTCTGGAGGCCCACGAGCGGCTGTCCAAGCTGCACGTCGACGGGTTGAATCAGCGGCTTGAGCGGATCGAGATGATGATTGAGCGGCTGGAAAAGCGTTTGTGGTTGGCGGTTTACGGCGTGGTCGCGGTGATATTGGCGCAGGCGTTTCAGTCGATCCTCGTGGCGGCGCCGTGAGATGTGCGAATTTGGGAAACTGGAGATTATGATGACTTCTGAGACCGGTTTGGAGCAGAAATTCTGCCGCTTCGATGAGGTGTTGACCGTGACCGAGGGCACGCGGATCGAGGGCTATGCCAGCCTGTTCGATGCCTGTGATCAGGGCGGTGATATCGTCAAGAAAGGGGCTTATGCCGCCAGCCTGAAGCGGCTGAGGGCCGAGGGGCGCAACGTCAAGATGCTCTGGCAGCATGACCCGGCGCAACCCATCGGCATCTGGAGCGAGGTGCGCGAGGACGAGAAGGGGCTTTATGTGAAAGGCCACCTGCTCGACAGCGTCGGGCGCGGGCGTGAGGCGGCGGCATTGATCGAGGCCGGGGCGATTGACGGGTTGTCGATCGGTTATCGCACAGTCAGGGCGAGCAAGAATGACAAGGGCCGTCGGCTCTTGACCGAACTGGAGCTTTGGGAGGTGTCTCTGGTGACCTTCCCGATGCTTCCCAGTGCGCGGGTGGGGGCGAAGGGGGAGACCCCGCACGCCGATGCCTGGCGTGAATTGGCGGCGGCCATAGAGTCCGCGCGCTCTGAGTTGGCGCGCGACTGACGCGCCGGGATTAACCCGAACAGACAAGGACCGAAGAATGAGCAAGACCGAGATCGATTCTCGGATCGGGGAAGATGTGTCTCCGATTGCCGAGGTGAAAACTGCCCTGTCTGGTTTCATCAAAGAAATCAGCAGCTTCAAGACCGACATTCATACCAAACTTCAACAGCAGGAAGAGCGACTGACCATGCTTGATCGTAAATCTCATATTTCCCGACCGGTGCTTTCGGCGGCGATGCAAACCGAAGCCCCGCATCAAAAGGCGTTCAACGCCTATCTGCGCTCGGGCGATGATGACGGCCTGCGTGGGCTGGAACTGGAAGGCAAGGCGATGAGCACTGCGGTGGCGTCGGATGGTGGCTATCTGGTTGATCCGCAAACGGCGGCGCAGATCCGCAGCGTGCTGGAATCAACCGCCTCGATCCGTGCCATTGCCAATGTGGTGAACGTCGAGGCGACGTCGTTTGACGTGCTAGTTGACCACACCGACGTTGGTGCGGGCTGGGCCACGGAAACCGCCGCAACGACCGAAACCGGCACGCCGGTGATTGACCGTATCACCATCCCGCTGCACGAGCTTTCGGCGCTGCCCAAAGCCTCGCAGCGTCTGTTGGATGACAGCGCGTTTGACATTGAAAGCTGGCTGGCCGGGCGGATCGCCGACAAGTTCTCGCGCGCCGAAGCGGCGGCGTTCATCAATGGCGACGGCGTGGACAAGCCCAAGGGGATCATGGCGCATTCGACCGTGGACAATGATGTCTGGACCCGGGGCAATATTGGCTATGTGCCGACCGGTGTGGCCGGCGATTTCAACGGCGGCGAGGCGATCATCGATCTCGTTTATGCGTTGGGCGCACAATATCGGGCCAACGCAACATTCGTGATGAATTCAAAGACGGCGGGAGCGGTGCGCAAGCTGAAAGACCTTGATGGCCGTTTCTTGTGGTCGGATGGTCTGGCTGCTGGTGAGCCTGCGCGCTTGCTTGGCTACCCTGTGCTGATCGCCGAGGACATGCCCGATGTCGCAAGCGGTGCCGATGCTGTGGCCTTTGGCGATTTTGGTGCCGGTTACACCGTGGCCGAACGCCCCGATCTGCGGGTGCTGCGCGATCCGTTCTCGGCCAAGCCGCATGTTCTGTTCTATGCGACCAAACGCGTGGGCGGTGATGTGAGCGATTTCGCGGCGATCAAGCTTCTGCGCTTTGACGTTTCTTAAGGCTTAGACGGTTGGGGGCGGGTTCGCCCGCCCTCGGCGCGCGCCATTCCTGTTCGTGTTGTCCAGCTGCTCCCCTCCGTCCGAGCAACGCGGGCGGCGCGCGCCAAACCGCTTGGTCCAGTCGGGCGGGGCGTGGGAAATTTCGGAGTAATTCCATGATGTTGATCGAAGAAACGCCGGTACCGCTCGCCGCTCTCCCGGTGACTGAGTTCAAGGCACATTTGCGGCTGGGATCGAGCTTTGCCGAAGACAGCCTGCAAGACCCGGTATTGGAGAGCTTCCTGCGCGCGGCGATTGCTGCGATCGAGGCGCGCACCGGCAAGATCCTGATTTCGCGGGCGTTCTCGTGGACGCTGACGGTGTGGCGCGATGCGATGGGTCAGGCTCTGCCGGTGGCGCCGGTGAATTTGGTGAGCGAGTTGGTTCTGATCGACCGGCTTGACGATGAAAGCATCGTCGATCCTGGCCGCTACAGGCTGGATCGCGATCTTCAGCGCCCACGGTTGCGTCCGGTGGGTACGATGCTGCCCTCGGTGCCGAGCGGAGGCGCGGTGCGGATCGGGTTCGAGGCGGGTTTTGCCGCGACCTGGGGCGAATTGCCC is a window of Rhodobacteraceae bacterium LMO-JJ12 DNA encoding:
- a CDS encoding phage portal protein, giving the protein MAVFDFFKGKGQEIPEQKASATGPVLAYHGAGRVAWSPRDTVSLTRTGFAGNPVGFRAVKMIAEAAAALPLVLQDTQQRFSEHPVLGLVQRPNMAQGRAELFEALFGQLLLTGNGYLEAVAGEDGVPLELHVLRSDRMSLIPGADGWPVAYEYAVGGRKHRFDVTQGQPGICHIKSFHPQDDHYGFSPMQAAAQAVDVHNSASRWSKALLDNAARPSGAIVYKGAEGQGSLSPDQYDRLVSEMESHHQGARNAGRPMLLEGGLDWKPMGFSPSDMEFQKTKESAAREIALAFGVPPMLLGIPGDATYTNYQEANRAFYRLTVLPLATRVAASVANWLSGFAGERLELKPDLDQVPALAAERDGQWARVSGASFLTDGEKRRLLGLPALAGDDTDA
- a CDS encoding HK97 family phage prohead protease, which codes for MTSETGLEQKFCRFDEVLTVTEGTRIEGYASLFDACDQGGDIVKKGAYAASLKRLRAEGRNVKMLWQHDPAQPIGIWSEVREDEKGLYVKGHLLDSVGRGREAAALIEAGAIDGLSIGYRTVRASKNDKGRRLLTELELWEVSLVTFPMLPSARVGAKGETPHADAWRELAAAIESARSELARD
- a CDS encoding phage major capsid protein, with the protein product MSKTEIDSRIGEDVSPIAEVKTALSGFIKEISSFKTDIHTKLQQQEERLTMLDRKSHISRPVLSAAMQTEAPHQKAFNAYLRSGDDDGLRGLELEGKAMSTAVASDGGYLVDPQTAAQIRSVLESTASIRAIANVVNVEATSFDVLVDHTDVGAGWATETAATTETGTPVIDRITIPLHELSALPKASQRLLDDSAFDIESWLAGRIADKFSRAEAAAFINGDGVDKPKGIMAHSTVDNDVWTRGNIGYVPTGVAGDFNGGEAIIDLVYALGAQYRANATFVMNSKTAGAVRKLKDLDGRFLWSDGLAAGEPARLLGYPVLIAEDMPDVASGADAVAFGDFGAGYTVAERPDLRVLRDPFSAKPHVLFYATKRVGGDVSDFAAIKLLRFDVS
- a CDS encoding head-tail connector protein; protein product: MMLIEETPVPLAALPVTEFKAHLRLGSSFAEDSLQDPVLESFLRAAIAAIEARTGKILISRAFSWTLTVWRDAMGQALPVAPVNLVSELVLIDRLDDESIVDPGRYRLDRDLQRPRLRPVGTMLPSVPSGGAVRIGFEAGFAATWGELPSDLGQAVLLLAAHYYEYRSETSLGNGCMPFGVTSLIERYRTVRIFAGAAQTDAGQ